In the genome of Candidatus Margulisiibacteriota bacterium, the window CTCTTGATGCCGAAAGACCCGATGGACGACAAGAACATCATCATGGAGGTCCGGGCCGGGACCGGCGGCGACGAAGCCGCGCTTTTTGCCGGCGACCTCTTCCGGATGTATCTCCGCTACGCGGAACGCCAGGGCTGGAAGACCGAGATCATCGAAGCTGATCCGACCGGCCTCGGCGGTTATAAAGAAGCGGTCGTCAACATCATCGGCCAGGGCGCTTACAGCCGGTTAAAGTTCGAAAGCGGCACCCATCGCGTCCAGCGGGTCCCCAAGACCGAAGCGAGCGGCCGGATCCATACTTCGGCGGCCACCGTCGCGGTCTTGCCGGAAGTTGAGGAAGTCGATATCCACATTAACGAGAACGACCTGACCTTCGAAGCTTTTCGCGCCGGCGGCGCCGGCGGCCAGAACGTCAATAAAGTATCGTCGGCCGTGCGCATTATCCATATCCCCACCGGGACGGTCGTGGAATGCCGGGAAGAACGCTCCCAGCTCCAGAACCGGGTCAAAGCGATGAAACTCCTCCGCTCCCGGATCTATGAAGTGGAAGAGGAACGATTGCGCAAGACCCGCGAATCTTCCCGACGGATCATGGTCGGGACCGGTGACCGTTCGGAAAAGATCCGGACCTATAATTTCCCCCAGAACCGGATCACCGATCACCGGGTCGGGTTTACTACCCACCGCCTGGCCGAAGTTCTCGACGGCGATCTGAATGAACTGATCGACGCTTTAGCCACTGCCGACCGGGCGGCCAAATTAGCCAAGGTGGAATGAGGCTCGACGCCCTGCTCGCCCGCGCGGTCAGTGAGCTGAAAACAGCCGGGATCGCCGATCCGCAGATCGAAGCGGAGATCTTGCTCGCCCACGCTCTCGGTTTTAGCCGGACCGAACTTATTTCCCGGAACGACCTCGATCTGGCACCCCAGCAGTTGTCGGCGTTCGTGCCGCTACTGGAACGGCGGTTGAAACACGAGCCGACCGCCTATATCGTTGGTTATCAACCTTTTATGGGATTAGATTTCTATGTTGACCGCAATGTCCTGATCCCCCGGCCAGAAACAGAACTGCTCGTGGAGGCAGTTTTACGAGCCACGAATCACGAACCACAATCCATCCCTCGACTTCGCTCGGGACAAGCGAACCACGATCCACAACTCACGATCGCCGACCTCGGCACCGGTTCCGGTTGCATCGCGATCGCCCTGGCCAAACAGCTGCCGGGGGCAAAGATCATCGCCTGCGATTCGTCAGCGGAAGCCTTAGCGGTCGCCCGGCGGAACGCGCGCCGCTATCAGCTTGAAGGGTGGATTGATTTTCGCCAGGGGGATATGTTCGAGCCGCTGCCGGAGCCGGTCGAGATCATCGTCTCCAACCCGCCCTATATCCCATCCGCCGAGATCGACCGTTTGCAGCCGGAAGTAAAAGATTGGGAACCGCGAGGAGCACTGGACGGAGGCAAAGACGGCTTAGATTATATTCGTAAGCTCTTGAACAAAGCTCCTAATCACCTGATCTTCGAGTTCGGCTTCGGCCAGGCGGGCCTGATCAAGGAGCTCGCCAAGAAAAGTTACCCTCGTTTTGAGATCAGCAAGGATTATAGCGGGCTGGAGCGTATCTTTAGCGGCGTGAGGACGGAAAAGTCAGCCGTTCATCATTGAGCGGGCCTTCACCCTGGGGCGTGCCGGTGACATCAAGGCGATGATAGAACCGGAATAACCAGGTAGTAAATCTCTCCGCGGCGATGTTTAATTCGCTGCCGGTCAAAGTGCTGTTGGCCAGCTGGTCCGCCGCCTGCAACTCCTCCCCGATCGTGTCAACTATTCCCCGCAGATGTTCAGCAGACGGCTCTGCCGGCCAGCCTGTCTTGCGCATTAGCCCGTCGACGCAAGCTTGCAGGCAATCAGCATACATAACTAGCGCTATCTCTTTGGTTGCCGGCCGGGGGCCGGGATAACGGCGCGCGCCTATCGGCAGCCTGGCTGACAGATCTTCGCTCAACCTTACCCTAGAAAAACCATCCCCGTGATGCTGAGGCAATAAAACCCGCATTTCTTCCGGCAAACCATGATCTTCAGCATATTCCCGCGAAGCCAGAGGATGATCGAGGATCGTCCTAAGTTTTGCTTCCGTGTCTATCGCGCTCAAGCTGGCCCTATCCCCCGCCTTCGCCTCGCCAAATAATTCAGGATCGCGTAATTTACCGGTATCATGATTGTAACCGATCGCCCGAGCCAGGTCCGTATCCCCTCCAATATGAGCGGTGGCGATCGCGGCCAGGCTGCCGACGATGATCGAATGGCGATAGGTCCCCGGCATCCGTCCTTCCATCTCGAGTAGTAACGGATGGTCAGGGTTGAGATAAGGCAACAGACCCCGATCGACCCGTTGGACGCCCCCGGCGCCATTACTCAATTTGCGATACATCGCTTGGGCATGTTGCCGCGCCCAGGAGATTCCAGCTATGCCATTACCAGCCATATCTTATTATCCAACGGTCTCGGGTGAAATTTCGGGTAATTTTCACCGGAGCGGGATGACCCCGGCCAAAGCGCCGGGAGACCAAGTTATGATATACTCGTTAGCGTGAATAAAAAAGCTATTGCGGCAGCCGTCAAAGCCTTAAAGGCCGGGGAAGTCGTCGCCTTCCCGACCGAAACGGTCTTTGGGCTCGGCGCCGCCCTAAAACAGCGCGGAGCGATCGAACAGATATTCAAGATCAAAAACCGCCCCAAAAACAAACCACTCCAGGTTCTGGTCGCGTCGATCGACCAGGCAAAAAAGCTGGGGAGGTTCAACCAACAGGCCCTGGAACTAGCTAAAAGGGAATGGCCCGGCCCCCTCACCCTAGTCGTCAAAAAAACCAAGGTCGTCCCAAAAATCATAACCGGGGGCACCAATAAAGTCGGCCTGCGTATACCTGACCACAAAGTAGCGTTGGAACTGATAAAAAAGGCCGGTCCGATCGTAGCCACCTCGGCCAACAAAAGCGGCAGCAGACCGGCCCTGACGGCTCAAGCAGTCAAAAAGAACCTGCCCGGGATCGATCTTATCCTCCCCGGCCGCGTGCGTTCGGGCGTCCCCTCGAAAGTCGTTGATGCCACCAAAGGCATTAGGATACTGCGAGGCTGAATCCTCTTTTCTTGAAATTCCCCGGCTAATTTGACGATAAATAAAAGAGATTTATGGCTGAAATTACCAGAGCAACATTCGTGCAGAGAAGGATATCCCCGATAGCCACCCGGTTATTTTCGGTTGCCTTCCTTGGCCGCCACCAAATCGCCTCGGGCATCCGTGCCCTGGCCGGTTCGTTCAAAGATGAGAGAGCCAATATCCACCTGCGCCTTGCTCTCATCAGTCAGGGCATTATCCTGCAGGACTATCGCGCCGTGCCTCTGGACAAGATCGAACATTACCATTTAAGCAAAACCGTTACCGCCAGGGACCTCTCCCGGGCAGCCA includes:
- the prfA gene encoding peptide chain release factor 1; translated protein: MLTDKLANVEKRYLELEKQLSSATVINDRAKFTEYAKELSSLKAIVDLYRTYKSVLREIDDTEGMMEEEGMRELAAVELEELKEQKTTLTRELEVLLMPKDPMDDKNIIMEVRAGTGGDEAALFAGDLFRMYLRYAERQGWKTEIIEADPTGLGGYKEAVVNIIGQGAYSRLKFESGTHRVQRVPKTEASGRIHTSAATVAVLPEVEEVDIHINENDLTFEAFRAGGAGGQNVNKVSSAVRIIHIPTGTVVECREERSQLQNRVKAMKLLRSRIYEVEEERLRKTRESSRRIMVGTGDRSEKIRTYNFPQNRITDHRVGFTTHRLAEVLDGDLNELIDALATADRAAKLAKVE
- the prmC gene encoding peptide chain release factor N(5)-glutamine methyltransferase yields the protein MRLDALLARAVSELKTAGIADPQIEAEILLAHALGFSRTELISRNDLDLAPQQLSAFVPLLERRLKHEPTAYIVGYQPFMGLDFYVDRNVLIPRPETELLVEAVLRATNHEPQSIPRLRSGQANHDPQLTIADLGTGSGCIAIALAKQLPGAKIIACDSSAEALAVARRNARRYQLEGWIDFRQGDMFEPLPEPVEIIVSNPPYIPSAEIDRLQPEVKDWEPRGALDGGKDGLDYIRKLLNKAPNHLIFEFGFGQAGLIKELAKKSYPRFEISKDYSGLERIFSGVRTEKSAVHH
- a CDS encoding HDIG domain-containing metalloprotein, with the translated sequence MAGNGIAGISWARQHAQAMYRKLSNGAGGVQRVDRGLLPYLNPDHPLLLEMEGRMPGTYRHSIIVGSLAAIATAHIGGDTDLARAIGYNHDTGKLRDPELFGEAKAGDRASLSAIDTEAKLRTILDHPLASREYAEDHGLPEEMRVLLPQHHGDGFSRVRLSEDLSARLPIGARRYPGPRPATKEIALVMYADCLQACVDGLMRKTGWPAEPSAEHLRGIVDTIGEELQAADQLANSTLTGSELNIAAERFTTWLFRFYHRLDVTGTPQGEGPLNDERLTFPSSRR
- a CDS encoding L-threonylcarbamoyladenylate synthase: MNKKAIAAAVKALKAGEVVAFPTETVFGLGAALKQRGAIEQIFKIKNRPKNKPLQVLVASIDQAKKLGRFNQQALELAKREWPGPLTLVVKKTKVVPKIITGGTNKVGLRIPDHKVALELIKKAGPIVATSANKSGSRPALTAQAVKKNLPGIDLILPGRVRSGVPSKVVDATKGIRILRG